CACGAAACCTTCATGCCCTCGCCCGGCACGATCACTTTATTCCATCCGCCCGGCGGTCCGGGGATCCGCTTGGATACGCACATTTACCAGGGCTATGCGGTTCCGCCTTACTACGATTCCTTGATCGGCAAGCTCATCGCCCATGGCGAGAGCCGAACCATCGCGCTCGCGCGCATGATTAACGCCCTCACCGAGATCGTGATCGACGGGATTAAGACCAACCTGCCTTTGCATCGCAATATGATGAATGACGAGGGATTTCGCGCGGGCGCTATGGACATTCATTATCTTGAAAAGAAGCTGGGACTGACCTGAGCGCTTGTGAATAAATCTACTGCGGTCGAACGGCTCGAGGAGTGGGTCCTCGTGCCGGCCAGGCGGCTGACCGGGGCGGGCGCGCCAGGGCGCTGAAACGATGCTGGCGCGCTGTCCGGAATGCCGTACGCTGTTTCGCGTTTCCGCGAGCGAGCTCAAAGCGGCGCACGGCAAGGTGCGCTGTGGGATTTGCCACGGCGTCTTCGATGCCTTGGAGGCTTTGGTCGACGCGCAAAGCGAACCCCCAACGCGCGCTACGCCCGGGGACGCCACGGCGGGCCGCACCGATGTGGCTCAGGCTGCCGACAGCGCCCTAGCCCAGGCGCTCGATCTCACCGCCATTGAGGGGCTCGTCCCGAAACACCGCCCGAGCGGGTGGGGCGCGTGGGCCGTCATGTTCCTGATACTGCTGCTGGGTCAGATCGCATGGTTTCAAGGCGCCCGCCTGCTCGCGCTGTTCCCCGCAGCGCGCCCGCCGCTTGAGTGGGCTTGCGCTCACTGGCATTGCCAGTTGCCCCGCTACCGCGATCCCGGCCTCATCCGGTTGGTCTCGCGCGATGTGCGCGTCCATCCGCGTGCCGCAGACGCACTGTTGATCAATGCCCTCTTCACCAATCACGCGGAGTTCCCCCAGCCCTACCCGGTACTGCAGCTCGGTTTGTACGATACGGATGGCCAAGTCCTTGCCGCTCGCCGGTTCGTGCCCAAGGAGTACCTCGAAAAGCACGTCGACCCGGCCCTGGAGATGCCGCCTGGGATCCCGGTTCATATCGTCCTGGAAGTGCAAGGCCCCCGGAAAAACCCGGTGAGTTTCGAGTTTAAGTTCCTGTAACGCGCTCCGCTGCCCGGCACAGGTCTTAAAGCCGTTGTCAATGGTTTCAATCAAGACTCGTTTCCCGTTATCATAGGCGCCGGAGATTACGCGTTGGGCACCGGGGGGGGGCGCAATCTCTTAAGAACGAAACACTACGATAACCGCCTATAGCGAGAGGGGATGGCGAACATGATAATAGGAGAAGTCGCCACCATGACAAGCATATTGGACCACGAGCTTCCTCGGCAAGCGGTATTCGTCGAGCGCAGAAATCAACCGATTCGTCAGTGCATCACGCGCTCCTTGCAGATCTACTTCGCCAATCTCAACGGCCATAGCCCGGCCGGGCTCTACGAGCTGGTGCTGAGCGAAGTCGAGCGGCCGTTGTTCGAGGCCGTGCTGGCGCAAACCGGTGGCAACCTCTCGAAGGCGGCCCAAATCTTGGGCCTGAATCGCAACACCCTGCGTGCCCGCCTCAAGAAACACAGCTTGATCTAGCCACGGTCAGGAAACCGGCCAGCCGATGCGGTCCGTACGACGTGCGCTTTTGAGTGTCTCCGATAAGACCGGCCTCGTGGATCTCGCGCGGTTTTTGACCGCGCAGGGTGTGGAACTATTGTCGACGGGGGGTACGGCGCGGCTGCTGGCGGAGCACGCCCTGCAAGCCATCGAGGTCTCGGACTATACCGGCTTTCCCGAAATCATGGGCGGGCGCGTCAAGACCCTGCACCCGAAGGTCTACGGCGGCATCCTCGGCCGTCGAGGTATCGATGAGCCGCTCATGCAGGCCCACGGGATCGGTCCCATCGACCTGGTCGTCGTCAACCTGTATCCGTTCGAAAGCACCGTCGCGAGGGCCGATTGCACCCTCGCCGAGGCGATCGAAAATATCGACATCGGCGGCCCGGCCCTGGTGCGCGCCGCGGCCAAGAATCACGCCGCGGTCACGGTCATGGTCGACCCGGGCGATTATGCCCCGCTCATCGAAGAGATGCGGACCGCAAACGCCGGCATAAGCGCCGGAACGCGCTACCGCTTGGCGGGCAAGGCATTCGCTTATACCGCGCGCTACGACGCATTGATTGCCGCTTATCTGGAAAAAACGGCGGAGGACGAAGGTTTCCCGCGCCTGTATTGCCCGCGCTATGCCAAGCGCCAAGAGCTCCGTTACGGCGAAAACCCCCACCAACGCGCCGCCTTCTATGCGGAAACCGATCCCCCGCCGAGTAGCGTCGCCGCGGCCAAACAACTGCAAGGTAAAGATCTCTCCTTCAACAATATCGCCGACACCGACGGAGCCTTGGAGTGTGTGTTTTCCTTTTCCGGGCCCGCCTGCGTCATCGTCAAGCACGCGAATCCGTGTGGGGTAGCGCTCGGCGAATCGCCGCTAGCGGCCTACGAGCGTGCTTACGCGACCGATCCTACCTCCGCCTTCGGCGGGATCATCGCCTTCAACCGCATGCTCGACGCGGACACCGCCGAGGCCATCCTTGCGCGCCAATTCGTCGAGGTGATCGCCGCGCCGGGCGCCGCGCCGGAGGCCCTCCCGGTAGTGCAACGCAAACAAGACGTGCGCGTGCTCACGGTCGCTCAACCGGAGGCACGCGCTCGGAAGGCGTTCGATTACAAGCGCGTAAACGGCGGCCTCTTGGTGCAGGAACGGGATGAGGCCACGGTAGAATTCACCGGTGTGAAAGTCGTGACCCAGCGTGGCCCGACCGAAGCCGAGATCGCCGATCTGCTATTTGCCTGGCGAGTCGTAAAGTTCGTCAAATCGAATGCCATCGTTTACGCCAAGGCCGGGCAGACGGTGGGTATCGGCGCCGGCCAGATGAGCCGGGTCTACAGCGCGCGCCTCGGCGTCATGAAAGCCGCCGACGCGGGCCTCGATCTCCGGGCTTCGGTCATGGCCTCGGACGCCTTCTTCCCGTTTCGCGATAGCATTGACGCTGCTGCTGCGGTCGGCGTCACCGCGGTGATCCAGCCCGGCGGTTCCATCCGCGACGCCGAGGTGATCGGCGCCGCCGACGAGCGCGGCATGGCCATGGTCTTCACGGGGATCCGGCACTTCCGCCATTCATGAAGTGAAGGTTCTGATCGTCGGCGGGGGGGGGCGCGAGCACGCCCTCGCGTGGAAGGTGGCGAGCTCGGCGCAGGTCGATCGCGTCTACGTGGCGCCGGGGAACGCCGGCACGGCGCGCGAACACAAGGTTGAAAACGTCGCCGTCCCGGCCGGCGATCTCGCGGCGCTCCTCGCCTTCGCCCAGAGCGCTCGGATTGACCTCACCCTGGTCGGATCGGAGGCGCCGCTGGTGGCCGGGATCGTGGACCGCTTCGACGAGGCGGGGCTCCGGTGCTTTGGCCCGAGCCGGTTGGCGGCCGCGCTTGAGGGCTCCAAAGTCTATGCGAAGTCCTTTATGGACCGCCACGGCATAGCCACGGCGCCTTACGCATCTTTTTCGGATCTCCACGCCGCCAGCGCGTACATTCGAGTTCAGGCGCTCCCGCTGGTCATTAAGGCCAACGGGCTCGCGGCGGGTAAGGGCGTGGTTATCGCTCAATCCGCCGAGGAAGCCGTCCGCGCGGCCAGCGATATGCTCGCGGGCCATGTCTTCGGCAGCGCCGGGCAGGAAATCGTCGTCGAGGGGTTCTTGCAAGGCGAGGAGGCGAGTTTTATCGTCGTGAGCGACGGTGTCGATGTCCTGCCGCTCGCGAGCGCGCAGGACCACAAGGCGCGCGATGCCGGGGACCGCGGACCCAATACCGGGGGCATGGGGGCTTATTCGCCTGCCCCCGTGCTCACCCAGGCGGTGAGCGATCGCGTCATGAGCGAAATCGTGCTGCCGACGATTCGCGGGATGGCGCGGGAAGGCCGGCCCTACCGAGGTTTCCTCTATGTCGGCGTCATGGTGGCTTCCGACGGCACACCGCGGGTGCTCGAGTACAATTGCCGCTTAGGCGATCCGGAGGCCGAGGTCATTTTATTCCGATTACGCTCGGATCTCGTCGAGATCATCGAGGCGGGGCTCACGGGCCATCTCAGGAAAATCCAGCCGCACTGGGATCAACGCGCGGCCCTCGGTGTCGTGCTTGCGGCCGCGGGCTATCCCGGCCCCCCTCGCATGGGCGATGTGATCGCGGGCCTCGATGCCGAACATCCCGCGGACACCACGGTCTTTCATTCCGGCACCGCGATAGAGGAGGGGCGGATCGTCACGGCCGGCGGCCGGGTGGCGTGTGTGTGCGCACGCGGCGCGACCGTCAGTGAGGCCCAGTCGCTCGCCTATGCCCGGATCAAAAAAATCCGATGGCAGGGGATGTATTACCGCCCGGATATCGGCTACCGGGCGGTGGCGCGGGAGACGAGGGAGGCGGATCCTTAAGCGTTTCCGTCCCAGTGCAGAAAGTTTCTGAGCAAGCGCAGTCCCGGCTGCTGGCTCTTCTCGGGATGGAACTGCACCGCGAAGACATGGCCGCGCGCGAGCGCGGCGGTAAACCGCACGCCATACTCCGTATAAGCAGCGCTGAGTTCCTCATCCTTGGGTGCCACGAAATAGCTGTGGACGAAGTAAAAGCGCTCGCCCGGAGCAATACCTGCCCACAGAGGATGAGGACCCGCCGGCCAGACCTGATTCCAACCCATGTGCGGGACCTTTAAAATATCCTCCCTGGCCGGGGCATGCAGCTCCCGTGGAAAACGCACGACCTGTCCCGGATAAACCCCGAGGCCCGGCGTGCCGCCCCCCTCCTCACTCCACTCCATCAGGGATTGCAACCCCAGGCAGATCCCGAGAAACGGCTTTGCGGGAAGGACCTCGCGCAGGGCGCGATCGAGCCCCATGGCCGTGATATGCTCCATGCAGTCGCCGATCGCGCCTTGTCCCGGGAAGACGATGCGATCGGCCCGCACGAGATCGTCCGGGCGGCCGCTCACGAGGACGCGGTGCCGGCCTTCCGACACGTACTCGAGGGCTTTAGCGACCGAGCGCAGGTTGCTCATGCCGTAATCGAGAACAACGACGGTTTGCATCGTGCGATGAAGGGCGCGCGGCGTCTCAGAGCTTGTGATGAAATCGTAGCGAGCAAGCCTGCCCGCGAGGCGCACGGCGCGCAGGACCGTTTCGCCGGGAGCGAAACGGAGCGCAAGCCCCGAAGGGGCGAGTCCCAAGGATGGGACGAGCAACCGCAGTGTATGTGAAAATACATGAGGATTCCGAGCACCGCGCAACGATGCGGGCGGGCTGCGCAGCAGATTTATTCACAAGCTCCTAGCGCGGGCTTACGCCCGCAACCCAAGTTGAAACGGCGTCCTTCCCGGTGTACGTAGGTGGTGCCAAACCAACCTGCGCTTCGAGGAGGACGCCATGGAACAATTCATAGCGCGTTACCGACCGTTTGTCACGGCCGTCTTGTCCGGCTTTGATCGGCTTGTCTTTCGCGGGACGATGCTGCCCCTGGTCATCCAGGGGGGCATGTTCACCTTTCTGACTCGTTCGGGAGTGCAACTGCTCGATTTCAAAAAGTATGTTGTTTCGGTCAGCGAGCGGGTCAAGGAGGCCTCGCTGCGTACGGCCCTTGAGCAGGCGCGACCCGTGCGCTACCTCGAATCTGCGGCTCTGGATAAGGAGGCCTTGGCCCGACAACTGCTGGCTGAGCATCCGGTGGAGCAGGGACTGATCTGTGTCTTCAAGACGGTTGAGCCGTGCATGAGTTTTGAGTATCACCGCTCTGCCGACCCTCGCGAGCGGGGCTTGCGT
This region of Pseudomonadota bacterium genomic DNA includes:
- the purH gene encoding bifunctional phosphoribosylaminoimidazolecarboxamide formyltransferase/IMP cyclohydrolase encodes the protein MRSVRRALLSVSDKTGLVDLARFLTAQGVELLSTGGTARLLAEHALQAIEVSDYTGFPEIMGGRVKTLHPKVYGGILGRRGIDEPLMQAHGIGPIDLVVVNLYPFESTVARADCTLAEAIENIDIGGPALVRAAAKNHAAVTVMVDPGDYAPLIEEMRTANAGISAGTRYRLAGKAFAYTARYDALIAAYLEKTAEDEGFPRLYCPRYAKRQELRYGENPHQRAAFYAETDPPPSSVAAAKQLQGKDLSFNNIADTDGALECVFSFSGPACVIVKHANPCGVALGESPLAAYERAYATDPTSAFGGIIAFNRMLDADTAEAILARQFVEVIAAPGAAPEALPVVQRKQDVRVLTVAQPEARARKAFDYKRVNGGLLVQERDEATVEFTGVKVVTQRGPTEAEIADLLFAWRVVKFVKSNAIVYAKAGQTVGIGAGQMSRVYSARLGVMKAADAGLDLRASVMASDAFFPFRDSIDAAAAVGVTAVIQPGGSIRDAEVIGAADERGMAMVFTGIRHFRHS
- the purD gene encoding phosphoribosylamine--glycine ligase; the encoded protein is MKVLIVGGGGREHALAWKVASSAQVDRVYVAPGNAGTAREHKVENVAVPAGDLAALLAFAQSARIDLTLVGSEAPLVAGIVDRFDEAGLRCFGPSRLAAALEGSKVYAKSFMDRHGIATAPYASFSDLHAASAYIRVQALPLVIKANGLAAGKGVVIAQSAEEAVRAASDMLAGHVFGSAGQEIVVEGFLQGEEASFIVVSDGVDVLPLASAQDHKARDAGDRGPNTGGMGAYSPAPVLTQAVSDRVMSEIVLPTIRGMAREGRPYRGFLYVGVMVASDGTPRVLEYNCRLGDPEAEVILFRLRSDLVEIIEAGLTGHLRKIQPHWDQRAALGVVLAAAGYPGPPRMGDVIAGLDAEHPADTTVFHSGTAIEEGRIVTAGGRVACVCARGATVSEAQSLAYARIKKIRWQGMYYRPDIGYRAVARETREADP
- a CDS encoding zinc-ribbon domain-containing protein, which codes for MLARCPECRTLFRVSASELKAAHGKVRCGICHGVFDALEALVDAQSEPPTRATPGDATAGRTDVAQAADSALAQALDLTAIEGLVPKHRPSGWGAWAVMFLILLLGQIAWFQGARLLALFPAARPPLEWACAHWHCQLPRYRDPGLIRLVSRDVRVHPRAADALLINALFTNHAEFPQPYPVLQLGLYDTDGQVLAARRFVPKEYLEKHVDPALEMPPGIPVHIVLEVQGPRKNPVSFEFKFL
- the hisH gene encoding imidazole glycerol phosphate synthase subunit HisH, translated to MQTVVVLDYGMSNLRSVAKALEYVSEGRHRVLVSGRPDDLVRADRIVFPGQGAIGDCMEHITAMGLDRALREVLPAKPFLGICLGLQSLMEWSEEGGGTPGLGVYPGQVVRFPRELHAPAREDILKVPHMGWNQVWPAGPHPLWAGIAPGERFYFVHSYFVAPKDEELSAAYTEYGVRFTAALARGHVFAVQFHPEKSQQPGLRLLRNFLHWDGNA
- a CDS encoding helix-turn-helix domain-containing protein, which encodes MTSILDHELPRQAVFVERRNQPIRQCITRSLQIYFANLNGHSPAGLYELVLSEVERPLFEAVLAQTGGNLSKAAQILGLNRNTLRARLKKHSLI